Below is a genomic region from Amyelois transitella isolate CPQ chromosome Z, ilAmyTran1.1, whole genome shotgun sequence.
GCCCGCGATGGCTGCCAGTACTGCGACGCAAAGCAACATCAGTCCCGCTAACACACTCATTTGAGCCTCGTGAGTACTAGGACATTGCTCCAGCCGATTAAATGTCATATCGCTGAAACTTACGCCACGTAGTCGCAAAGGAGAATAACATTTCAGGTTTCTTATGGTTCCGTTCAAAACAGTGGTCGTCATATAAACTAGCATCGTTCCCGCAGAACACTGGTCGCAGTGCCATTTATTTTTAGCCAAATTGACCTGAGATATGGCTTCCAATCTTTGCAACTCCTCTTCGGACAgagtttgtaaattattatgcgATATATCGAGACGCTGCAGAAATTTAGTTTTTGTCAATAATTTGTAAGGGAATTCTGTCATTTTGTTCCAAGATATATCCAATCCGACAAGATGTTCATTGTAAGTGAAAAAATTCGGTGGTATTTTTTCCAAGGACAAGTTAGCGAGGCCCACTCCGTGAATATCGGGCAAAATCTGAAGAACAATAGCAATTTCGTTGAGCGGTAAATTATTACCGCTGAAATTTATGGTTTTTAAAGACTCTACTACAGGAGCAAAGGTTTGTAAATGGAACCTGTCAATTTTATTGTGACTTATGTCCAAATGCACGAGGGCGGTTAAATTGGTGAGGGCCGCGGGCGCCAGCAGGGCGAGGCGGTTGCGTGCGAGCGCCAGCACGCGCAGCTCGCGGTTCTTGCTGAACATGTTGTCCACTATCACCGACAATTGATTGCCGtccaattttaacttttttagcttttttaaacttataaactcATCTGATGTTAGAtacttgaataaattttcGCCTAAATCAAGTTCTTCCAAATGAGGCGCTAAATGATATATTTGCGTATTGATTCTTCTCAAAAGACACCTTCGGCATCGAAATATTCTTAAATGTTGTATGTCTTTAAATACTTCTGGATTCAAATCAGCTAGAGGATTATCACTCAAATCCAAAGTAGTAAGTTTCACCAGCATTCTAAATAATCTGGGAACGAGTGTCGATATCTTATTATtggataatattaatattttcaaagagGTAAGATGCATAAATGTTTCACTCGGCATCTGTTCAATGTTATTATGATCTAAATGCAATTCGGTTAGATTTATTAGTCCCCGAAAATTGTCTGCGTCGATGCTCGTTAAATTGTTATGTGTCATATTTATCAGTCTCAAGTTTTGTAAACCCCAAAACGAGTATTTGCCGATCGAGGGCACATTGGAGTTGACGATGTGCAACTCTCTTAAGTTGGCGAAGGGCACAGGTTGTGTGAAAATAGGGCCGATGTTGAGAAAGTTAGGGTTACCAGGTGGGGCGGATATGACGAGTACGTGCGCGCTTTTATCGAGGAAGTCGATGGGAACGGCGCGCATACTCCCGCGCGTGCACAGTACGATCAGCGAGGTGCCGTCCTCCGTGTTGAAGGCGGTGCGGCACGAGCATTCTTCAGGGCACGAGATCTCGGCACCCTCGTAACTCATCAACAGGAGAAACGTTGTGTATCCAAGCACCCATAAATGCCATAACGATTttctgaaacaaaacaaagtatattcaatgatgttatataacaaACATTCTCATTTCatgatatattttcttatttgtaaaattaacgttttttatttgtcatatAATTCACCAACTTTTacctaatataatttttttaaagtacagGTAGTtgcatacattattttattttaaactagctgttgtccgcgactttgtccgcgtaaatttcgagatGAATctgaaaaatgtaatattttgattttaagtttttttaaatgaaatactcaaacaacacaaaaaaaatatttttaataaaaaaaattccttgtttttgttggggctcgaacttggaccgccagcttcacagtctcacgcgccagcaactggaccatcgaggccgttgcggtggtgtcaaaattaaataagactACAtgcataaatatggtcacgtctatatcccttgcggggtagacagagccaacaggcttggaAAGACtggatggccacgttcagctatttggcttaatgatagaattgagatccaaatagtgacaggttgctcgcccatcgcataaaaacgaatcccaaatttgtaagcctatcccttagttggctttttaccacatccatgggaaagagatggagtggtcctattcttttttgtattggtgccgggaaccacacggtactaaagtagactaacaaaccaaaaatctttttacatgagaattacgcatgttatgtgcggcaaaaccagaattttatcaaactgattttcgcttatatttttatgttataggAATTATGCTATCGTAAGATGATAAaagactttgaattttaaatttggttttttttggaattttaacttatttgcaggcaaacttgCCTTGAGATCATTCAAatgtcaataattttttttagtgaaccgattttgatgaaacaaactttaaatgtttttcggagttaaaacaaagcaattggtaaAAGTTTTAcgtaaatcggtttagtactttcggagataatcgtgatcataaatacatacagacagatatgaaattctaaaaatatatttttgctttctattattcattctaagtgtccctctatccatttcagtcaaaaatactaaatgtacagacaaaatatttttactgttttattatatgtattgattaatGACGTCACTTTACGAATATCTTgagtactttataatatatccACCCTAAAATACAAgtcatatatatagtcatatATTCCATTACATTGCTGTTTACATTAAACATGAGATTTTGAATGTAACtgatataaaatgtatagataaaattattaataaaattcactGGTTGTGCTATAATTTAGGATTCCAACAACATTTTAGCACAGAATTATTTAGTTCAAAATTTGGACGCACTAAATAGCAAACTCGAATCCGAAACTGTTCCCTCGAGATCTGTCGGGAGCGACAGAATTAATCATTTTGAATTAACGCGGCAAAGTGTAAAAAAACTTGACTAAATCCTGTGAACTAGGCACGAGATTACGGTCTGGTGAAATATGCGCATCGCTTTGTTCGTGGGATTCAACCCCTGAAAAATAACGCACAGATAACAAAAGGCTTTTTGACACGACGAATAACCGGGATTCATTACGcttaatttctaaatattcTTTCCACCTTAATGGGCTCTATGATTTTTGTATACCtctattataagtattttgatCTACGTTCACTTctgaaatatatatgtttttgtttgtcggtttgttttttatactgtaaataaatgtatatagtTACAAGTTTAGCGATTGAtgcttaataattaaaaataagcaaTTTATCACAAGCCcgtttattttgtacataagtAACTTATTTGTCTCGtttaaagttatattatttactttctaAACATTCCATATTTGCTATTTGGGGGCTCATTTATGGTTAAAAGTTTGCTCCCTTACTGACGTTCTACCTATCCACTTTAACGAATAAGGAGGCCTTTCCATGCGTCGTCGATAAGCAGCACCCAAATCTTTCCTACGGGCTGAACCAACACAAAATGTCACGAAtattaaaagatataatattaaacaacTATATCTGCTTCACAGCTTAAGAGTGATAAACTAACATCTATTAAACTATCACGTACATTGGTTTATTGGCCAGCTAGCTCCtagtaagaaaattttaaataaaattataaatttaatatttaatagaataaaaacaaatcacGAACAACTCACTTAAAATTGAATCGGGTTTCATTTGCAGCATGTTTTCACAACTTTTGTAACATTTCaaattactttataatttGTCTTTAAAAGAATTGTAgtcaaatataaacattttgttctttgtttttatttctgtgaTTGTTGTTTTTCTGAAAGTCTACAAAACTTTTCAGCAAgcatctaatttaaatattgaacaaTTTAGGTAATCAAatgaaattcttaaatataccTGAATgtgttgtaaataataatatatacctgTAAATTTTTGATAGTATACATAAAATGCGTTATAAAACTAAACGAACAATCTCTCCAAAGGTGAACTTATGCTTACACGTAAGAGGGTTATGTAGAAGAATATAAATTCCCCATAACCTTCCTGATGATAAAAGTATATCCTTTTTGGTAGAGATAAATACAATATCTGAAAAAAGGGGACTaactataaaacaataaataaataataaacaataaataagtaaacgtATTTAAGTCATCTAAACCAAGAACTAAAAAACAAAGTatctgaaaaatattgttccattgaaaattaaatcagACCTTTTCTGAGTATGTCAACGGCACGGGGTAAAAGCATTCTCTACATTTCGATCTCCATTCAATTGAATTGTATCCCCTCTGTATCTCCATCCAGAGAAGACGAAGCCAAGCAACGGAAAATTGCTAAATTAAGATGGTTACGGCGAAACCTGCATTCACTGAAAGCTAAGTAGTTTCAATAAGATTTATTCTCACATCGCACACGTTTCCTGTAAGCGatataatgaaattgttttatgaaTAGAAATTCATTTTAAGATCGCAGTTTCTGCTCGGGCACCGGGACCAAGCTTGTAATTCCAAGCAATGTGTGTTCCAACTGCaacatttaaattgaatgTATGAACATGAACTCTAAGacgatagaaataaattatataagtaaaataaaattacttttgaatTAATAGAAACCTTAACTTCTTGAACAGAAAAGTTTTCATCAATTTAattcattgtaataaaaaaaaaaacttaaacgttatacgtacctacttaaaaattattatctcaCTTTGTAGAATGAACTCTTAGTTGACCTACCCAATTTCACAGTGGAACAGTTCCCAATAAATTGATAGAGGCCGAGCCCGAACGCCTCGTGAATATGGAGCAGGTATTTAAAAGGACGGTAAGGTTCTTACAGCCTTCCTAAACAATTCAATAAGTTCACAGATAGGCTAAGGTCTACGTGTTATCGATGTTGATTTacagataatttaaatttaattaatagatTTGTAAAATTGCATATTACTactgttaaatataattaacatataGCTCTGGACGTGTATATGTGCAATACGCTTTAGTTTCCGGTATATGATTGCAAACATTGTTATTTCCTCCTAGCCATTAGGATGGCATTCTGAAACATAATATAGGACTTACTAAATCTCAAAGCTATCAATATCTTTCTTTTGGTATTTGTTCCGGTTGGGACTGCACTGAAGAAGACTAGGGTCCGCCTATCTATGGCAATTCCGAAAGTGGGAACGGAAAGTTTTTTCACAGAGCACTGGCATCAGGTACGGGAATTACTGTATATGAAAAGGAGTTTAATGGACTATAATCACTCGAAGCTGTGGAAAGTGTGATAAGTGTCAAGTTTCGTAGTTGGAAGCTAAATCCTGTGCTTTCAATAAACATTGCATCAAACCTTATCTCCCAATAGTTTACAGACTGGCGGATTCGAATCAATTAAGTACGTATTTATCAATGTTATTGAGCGTTCTAAGGACTTGCCTTTCACAGAACCCTTCCTTGAACTAATAACGAATTGCGTATAACTAATTctatgtatacctacttatttctcGTGGAAACTaaatgtatagatagatacacTAACGGTCCATTTAACAGTGATTGCGCTTCCGTCTATCAGTCCGCAATTAATGGTGTTTCAAATCCATGTATGCTTATACAAATAGCAGATACAAGTTGAACATAAGAGCTGTGTTTAGAAAGCGATCTAGTGCTCACTTTATGCAACCGTTGTTTAAACTATTTCGCttctacttaaaatataatcactcaaataaaaaatgcctcctaaaaattatcaaagacaaagacttatttattattttctaattgaTCTTTAAGGTTGATACCTTAAAGATAACTTTTAACTCTTTATACTGTTATAAGCATGGAGGATAACTACGCGTAATGTTTAGTAGTGCTACAGAATGAAAATTAATCCTCACTACTACAAAGAGGTACCTACATCTATTGGCATTTCTGGCAATGCCTCACACTTTAACGAAGGTACCTGTTACTAATTAATACTTATCGAACCTCACCCTCTATTTCCAATGTACAATTTGGCTTTGATCATTACGTACTGCCATACTTGAATATATTGGTCCATTTAATAGGACTTTCGTAGTCTGAAAATAACAAGAACTTTTCTACAaagtctttaaatatttaaaaaagattgtGATTTCCGAGATTACTATTAATATTACCCCTTCGCAGTTGCTCATTTCAAAAACTCTATTTAAGAGGACTGGTAATGAGATAGAAATTAGCTTTGGAAATGAATTCTTAGTAAATTAAATGTTGAAAAGAGTGTATTTCTCGTTTCTGCGGTCAAATTAATGTTTCTCTTTCCTACTGCAAAAACTACGCAATAACTTTGATAGCCGGTGCccaaatgtataatattttgcaGGACGTGGGTAAAAGACAAATAGGTGCTCTACTGTGGAATCACGGAACGCCGACCAGTGAAACCGGAAAAACTTTGATCAATTTATTAACCCAACTTTTCTCATTAAAACATAACTGGAAACATTGTTATCTCTCATAATATTAATCAAACTATATCATTGCTTGCCCTTTTTTATAATCCTTAATGAAGGTTTTATGACTTCgaccgaaataaaaaaaaattaccgctataattttttattatacttttacaAATGTTGTATTTTAAGGACTAGCTAAGCAGCACATAGGTCATAAGGCGGGAACCGATTGCTTTGTGCGTTTGATTTGAGGACGTGAAACAAATTCTAATGCGTTATAAAATTCACTCACGTTCCACAAAGTGACATAAATAAAGACTGTTTTGAAGTTGAATTTTAAGTGTTGAACGACCAATGTTACCGTCAAAAACTCCATAgcatatttcaaattaaactttttcttcttttaataaGTATTCAAAGTTTGTATTAGCTACcgcgaaaaataaatatgcacaTTGACTTCACAtttgttttccaaataaaattaaaaaaatataaaacctttttataGCGCGATAAACTTGCTGTCCcgttcacgtcataataaaaagcgaaacagtgatagtttaccgcgcgataaaaacgtcgTCGCGTGTGCCATGCTAGCCTCGCGAAACATTCCTATCTAAGGAAACAGCAttacgaaaaaaaagaaaaaatctttatttgccAATAGAACGCagtttacaatacaaataacaaacattattGGAGTCATGCCTACGTGACAGGACATCTCCGAACCAGACGTATAAGTCTGTATGTCACAGTCTGTCCCACTACTTGCAAGCTGATGGTAAGCGTTTAGTATGTTTAAACTGAGTGTAAAATTAATGGCTACTTAAGTAAATGGAATTGCACAACTTCAACCCGCTAGGTAATACAGTATCAGGGTTGCAGTTTCATGATACTTTATGAAGAAAGGTTTTCATGATGGTGTACATGATGATTTCTTAACCTGATAATTTTAATGGACCTCTATATTGATCAAGATTCGTTCGTCTAAGCCTTCCCACATCATATTTaagacatagacgtgaccatatgtatgtatgtaatttcatATTTGCTTGTAtctcttaaaatatatatctaaggTCGTTTAATTTCAGGCAGGTAGCCGAAGTCATATAGGAATG
It encodes:
- the LOC106133893 gene encoding chondroadherin-like, which gives rise to MSYEGAEISCPEECSCRTAFNTEDGTSLIVLCTRGSMRAVPIDFLDKSAHVLVISAPPGNPNFLNIGPIFTQPVPFANLRELHIVNSNVPSIGKYSFWGLQNLRLINMTHNNLTSIDADNFRGLINLTELHLDHNNIEQMPSETFMHLTSLKILILSNNKISTLVPRLFRMLVKLTTLDLSDNPLADLNPERLDISHNNLQTLSEEELQRLEAISQVNLAKNKWHCDQCSAGTMLVYMTTTVLNGTIRNLKCYSPLRLRGVSFSDMTFNRLEQCPSTHEAQMSVLAGLMLLCVAVLAAIAGALCCTRRRAAHYYTNEEKRREHEHEHPEELLSRTELGSVATIHAPYHLVSKGS